TAACtcactccctgggtaaagaaatttttcCTGACATCCTTATTACATTTATTGGTGATTTTCTTATTCCCATGACCGGTAGTTTTGGATTTCCCCAGAAGTGAAAACGTTtctcctgtcaagccccttcataatttttaagTCTTGCTAAATTGCTATATGACAGGCCTGAAACAATGGCATTGTAACTTTGATGCAGAAAGCTGTTGTCCACAATGGATCAAATAAATTCAGTTTCACCCTGATGGATTGGATGCATTATTTGATGCCCTATTAAGCCATAAAAATGAAGACAATTCCAGGTTCAATTCCTGACCTTTGCTGAGTCACCTGATCTCTCCAGCTCAGATTTACGTATTGTGATTGTACTGAGCTGTTCCAGTCCAGGGAATGGAAAAGGAATCATCTGGACTGGAAAATCATTTCCCAATTATTTTCCAGTGACACCCGATGGAAAACGCAGGTATGTGATACCCTCTGAAGACTGTATCAGGCTCAGCTGAAAGGCCACAGTCGAACGGCAGGTTGAAACTCACTGTCTATACTTGAACATGAAGAATAGATGAGGTACTGGAGAGTTACCAACACCAATGTATGTATCTGATGAGAGGAGGCAAGAATATTGAAAGGGAAAATATTGGAAGAACAAAATCATGCAGATCCTTTTTTTGTTTCTCTAGGATGTCATAGAAAAGTTGGTGTTCATTCCAACCTCAGAGAATGCCATGAAAGGTGGGATACTGGATATGGAGATCTTCAGTCTGCCCAGAGTTGAAATCAGCAAAGGTTTGTGTCATCTGATTTGGAAATCCAGCATAAAAACTTCAGCTGTTTTTTTTATATCAAAAAGAAACAATCATGTATTCTCCTCAAACAAGGGCCAACAAGCTGAGGTTTATCTCTACTTTAAAAAGGGCTTTGAAACAAAATATCACGTGAGTAAATCACGGCAGGGTTTGTGGGACGAGCAGTGCTTGTGCAGGAACTCCTACAATGATCCATTCCATAACCTAGCCCAGCTTTCTCAAAATAAGGTCTCCGTAACAATAACAATACTGTCAGAATCTGCTCCATCAGCCCAACAGCTTACACCTGGAGCAGGGGATCACTGTTAATTTTTCTGGCTCCTACTCTTTTTCAAACCCATGAATAGGTTCACTGTTTCCTGAACTGCCAGTGTTTCTTTTATTCTCTTTCCCCAGACTTCTCAGACTCAGCGGGTTCCAGGGTAGTGATTGTCACTGCGAACACCTGGGGTGGCGAGGAGTCCTACTTGAAAGCATTACAAAGCAATGTGGATCTGTTCAGGACAATCATTCCCAGTACGGTGCGATACAGTCCCAACTGCATACTCATCATTGCCTCCCAGCCAGGTACACAGCCTATCAGTGTAATACAGAGTATTTACTGGGAGGTGCAACATGGATTTATTAGACAGTAGGAGGGCTTTTACGGTTAGTTCTGGTTGCAGGGGTGCCAGTTACATAGGAGCATAGAGTATGGATCCTGGTCACAAGTAGCAAAGCAGAAAAACATTATCAGTAATGTCAAGTCCAATGAAAGGTCCAGGAGAAAGGGTGGATGTTTAAAGACTCTTTATTAGTTCCAGATAGTGGTGGTTACTTGGAAAATCTCTCAGGTTTGGTGGTACAAATTCCAGATGTCTTGTAGGAGGGATCAGCATATGACGAGCAGTTTGCTGGTCACAGAGGATCCTAGAGGGCATAGGTTATATGGGGAAAACTGCAGTACCTCATTTTGCCTCAGTGTTTGATGTTTCTTGTTTGGTCTGTTAGTTGATGTGATGACGTATGTGGGCTGGAAGCTGAGTGGGTTTCCTTCAGATCATGTGATTGGGACTGGCTGTAACTTGGACTCCCAACGTTTCCAATCCATCCTGGGGAAATCTTTAAAAACATCAGTTGGAAAGGAAGCCTGGATCATTGGCGAGCATGGGGACAATGAAGGTATGTGATTAGAATGTGACCCAGATTGATGGTATATACCCAGCTGAGTTTATAATGACCTTGAATAGAATGGTAGATGATCTCAACTTTAGTCTTGTGAATCATGATTTTTTTCTCCAGAAAGATTCATTCAGTTGTGTCTCCCAGTTAATCTTTTGCTCAGAAGTCCCTTTTAGAATTTAGTTCCAGATGCTGACTCTTCCTGTTCTATTGGTCAAATGTTGAACCATCCTTGTGAAAATTTAAAGGGGTAGGAATTGCTGATTTTTCTGCCTACTTGGGTATGTGCCCTATTTATTCATTAGAAGAATAGTGAGCTTTTTTATACATGATAAATGATTTGTTGTTAATAGGCAAAATAACAGAATACCTGATTTTAAATAAGTCCAGTGGTGATCAATAATCCTCAGCACTTTGTGTTAAACACttcaatttttttatttatttgtttttcagTGGCTGTGTGGCAGGGCTCTGAGATGGGCAGTGGGCGAAATAACAACCCAGACATAATCACAGACCATGTCAAACACGAGCAGCTGGCACTCAGGTAGGAAGACTAAGCAACTCAGAAGCTTTGTAGGAATTGTAGCCATTAAAAGGGAATATTTCAATTTTTCCTGGGATTCCTACTCACCAATTCCGTTCCCTCTTCTCCACGGGAGAATAGTTTCACAAGTTAAATGGTTATTCTCCATTTGTGAGACTGGTTATTGTGAATTGCACTGGAGGTTTCACAGCTGAACCTGATTCTGACCTTCTGAGACTTTCACTGCAGAGCACTTTCAGTCACTGAGAATGGGAGCCCAAGTAACCTTTCTCCTCTGTAGAAGGGTCGTAtacactcgaaacgttaactctgtttctcgctccacagatgctgacagacctgctgagtttttccagcattttctgtttttatttcagatttccagcatctgcagtattttgcttttaacctttTTCCTCTGTTGACTATGGGGAAAAAGGTAAACTTTCCTTTACTATAGTGCCTCTCATGCCTTCAGAGCATctcaaagcgttttacagccaatgctgtacatttgaagtgtaatcactgttgttatgtagaaaACTGAGGCCGATTTTAGTGTTTCACTGTAGCCCTGGTTGAAATCAACTAGCTCAGCACAAACAAGCCACTGAACCTTGAACCTTCTGGTTTGTCCAGTTTGGTTTTGCCAACTGAAACTTCCTGCTGAGGTTTAATAGCAGTCTAATCTGGAaagtagaattacctggaaaaactcagcaggtctggcagcatcggcagagaagaaaagagttgacgtttcgagtcctcatgacccttcaacagaactgttgaagggtcatgaggactcgaagcgtcaactcctctcttttccgccgatgctgccagacctgctgagtttttccaagtaattctgtttttgttttggattttcagcattcgcagttttttgtttttaatctggaAAGTATCCTTTTAACATTTTGGAAAAAGTCTGTCATAAACAATGTTCCAGTGATTGCAGATTCAACCCATTGTTGTTTATGTTTCAGGGTTTTTAAAGGGTTAAAGGAGAAAGGTCAGAGGTCATGGTCGGTTGGTCTGTCTGTAGCTGATTTAACTGAGACTATCCTGAGAAATCTGAGACGTTCACATTCTGTTTCCACTCAGGTGAAGGTGAGTTTCTGTCAGTTTCCAGGCCCACAGCAGAATGCCAAGGTGTCTGGAAGAATGCAGAATTCCCTCAGACATGAGGAATGGCAGGAATTGCTCTGACTGACTGCCAGCCATGGTTTATATGCATACCCAGGTGGCCTTGGAGAGGGACCATGTAATGTTAGTAATGCTTGAGCCTTTTGCAATTGATAGACCCTACAGGACATGGACTGCATGTTCGATTATGAAAATGATTGAGTTTTATTTTACCTTTATAGTTTGATTGGACCAGTTGTATGAGTATTTTGTAATGGTGCCCTCCTCAGATTGAGGGGTCTGATTCTTGGGGTCCCAGTGTCTTCAAATGGTCCTGAAGGATTATATGGTATAGGGTATAGTTCCAATGTATCCAGCAGCTCCATGGTATTTCACTCAAGTGTATTGTAAAATTAAAGTTTGGCCATTGAGGCTTAATGTCAGGAAGCAATATTTcacaggggagtggaaatctggaattctttaccacctCCCTTCACCattcccccccgcaccccccccaacgcTGCCAACCCTCCAAAAAAAAGGCCCTTAAGACTAGATCAATAAAAAATTCAAAACTGGGATCGAGATCTATGTTATACAAGGGTATTAAGGGTAATGGAACCAAGAAACCAATTGGCTGAAGGgtttgaatggcctcttcctataTTCCATCACTAAAGAACTTTACTCAGAGTGATAAATATTCGGAATGATGCAGCACGTAAGGTAAAGTCAAAGAAATTTAAGGACGTTAAAAATGCAGTCAGATGCTGGGCCAGAGTATGAGAGCACCAGTTGACTGaatggcctctcattcttcctTAATCTCATATTCAATGTTAAACTAGTTTATCCTGCAGAATAAACAGGTCAGTGGCGCAACAGGAAACTGGACTGTATTCTGGTTCTGAAATTGGAGTTGTTTGAAATGAGCAATTCCTCTTGACTGGTGAATGGTTTCAGGCTGATTTATTTGCAGAGCCTGGGAGTCTTGGATGAAAGTGTATGTGAGCACTGAGAGGTAGAAACTCGGTATTATTGTTTAGTCTGGCCATGCTCTGGTACTGGCTTTGTCCTTCATTTTATGAGAATTAACCCAAGTTATGTTCTCCCCACAGGGCTGGTACGGAATTAGCGGCGAGGTATTCCTCAGCCTGCCATGCATGCTGACTATGACTGGAGTGGTGAGTGTAACCACACCAAAGCtatctgaggatgaggaagcaaagCTACggagcagtgcagcatccctTCAAAACTTTCTTCAGCAGCTAAAGCTTTAAGCTGCTGATTGGAACAAGTGTAAGTGATAGATTGCAAAGCTGAGGAACCTGCATCAATTTCAATGTTTGACAGTGCCCTGGTCTTGTCCAGAAAGCCCAAACCCTGTGACTGGCAGCTGCACGCCCTTGATATATATGTAACCATGTACATTCTATATAATCCCTGCTGTCCTTAGCTCAACATAAGGGTGTTAGCTTGGCTCAGTTAGTAACACTTTCTGTTCAGCTTCATGTTATTGGATCCTGTAGATCTAGTTTCCTCAAGATGGAAGTTCTCCTAGCCTCCTGGTCAACATTCATCTCTTCAGTACTATCAAACAACACTAATTAATGAGTAAATTTACCTTTGTGGGATCTTCAGAAGTCCAAAATGGCTGTCACACATGCAATTAACAATTACCAAGGTCATTTGCTAATATCACAATGAAGGTAAagtgaaatgcaagttgtttttccACCCCACAGCCATGTGCCCTGTAGATCACTGGTTCTCAAAGTGTGACCAAGTTCTCTAGGTGAACCTCAAGCTGGTTCAAAATGCAAGTCAGGACATGGAATGCCATGGCTGAGGCTGTACAAGAGAACAGGCTGACCCCTCATCCCCACCACCTGCATGACATCACAAAATCTGACCAACTCTCATGTGGGTGGTATGAGTCATCATAAATGTGAGCAACAACAATTTAGTTTTATAAGCAAGATTTATGTTATTGTTGATTGTGTTTAATTAATATAGATGTAGTATTGTGGTTTTATAACACAATGTTTCAAATAAATATGCTGTAGTATTAATATTTATCTTATGAAAATGTTTATACTTTTGATTCTGGCATGAATTAATTTACTTATATTTAATAAAAAGTGCACATAAATGTATTACATTTAATTGTGAAAAGCAAAGAAATGTTTATAGATTCTATAAGAATATACGTTATAGTTGGTTGGGCTGTGTGATGCCACTAGCAAGGAAGTAATCTTCAAAGCGCACGTCATGCCTCATGAGCAAATGGGAAGTATTTCCTAGAACCAAAAAAAATTGAGTTGATCAGAAATCCATTTCCAAATATGGACCATGTTTAAGAAGTCAAAGAAGTGGACAATCTTGTGGAGATTGCATCGGATGGGTTACAAAAGCTGGTATTCTGTGAGAAAAATTTGGATTTTTGGCTCCGCATATGAAAGTCCTGGACTTAGGAACAGCTCAAAGCACTTGCTGCCATAGAATACGACTGTGAGGTTGGATTTTCAACCCATGTGGGGGCTGAAGACGAAGAGGAACCTGCTGGACATGGAGCCCAAGGTGAAATTGAGGTCCTCAGTTTGGAGCCAGAAACCATCCCATTGGTGTCTCTTCAAAAGTAGTGCCATTCTTTCCATTAATTCTGCTGAGATTTTGTTTTCACAATGATAATTGAAAGTGGATGGGTTAGGACTGTTAGGTGGTCTGCAGGTTCTTTTGCCCCACCTAAGGGGTCCGCGCATGATAAAGTTTGAGAACCACTGTGAAGTATAGCTACAGCGATGTGCCATTATATCACTGCTAGCCATGTGTAGCCTGTGTATACTTGTCCAGCTCAATAGCTAATGGTAATACACGGAACTGATGGCATTGCAGATAAAGTATCTTGAATGATAGCTATCATTGCAGATCTGAAACAGAAGTCTGGCAGGAAGGGGCAATATTTTTGGTGCAAAGCAGCCATCATTGTTTTATATTTATTGTAGGTTTTGTTAACTACATTTCCACTTAAATCTTTATACTCTTGCTCTGTAACTAGCTGCCATTTCTCTGCTGCTGCCATTgcttcagcatcattcacaggtGGCCTGCACACCAGCAACACAGTACTAATGGCGTAGGTCTGCAattcactgtccctgctgctggcCAGGACTTACAGGAGAGGGTTGGAAATCTGGCTAAAACTAATCAGGAAGTAAGAGTTGCTACAGAAATGTTACAGTGAAAATGACTGTGTTGTCTCTGTAGTCTCCAGTCACTGCAACAGCTTTAAATAATTTGACTCTAAGTCTTCCATACCTATTTAATCTCTGTGCCCCCTGgctacccccaacccctcccaccaaTACAAGAGGCCAAAATAGATACCCCATCCATCTGCAAAttgtcttctccccataaccaaAGCGGCAGCAGTAGCTACCTTCTGCCTTTTATTTCAATGCAGTTGCTatctgacctgagtatttctagcattctctgtttttatttaagtagaAGCTGATAGCTTATTTTCGTGTCAATTACAAAATAACTATTAGGTTTCATATTGTGTCTGTACTTCATACAAATAAAATAATGTAATTTTTGCATTTGAAAGTAAAATACAAACATAATGATGCTTTGACTTCAAAGTGCTTGATTTCAGTATTCTCAATGCTCTCACCCTGAGCAGTTTTCTCCAACAATAACTTCCAAAATGCACCATCAACTCATCAAATTCTGGGTTACTCTTTGATTCCTGTTGCCCCACTCCACCAATTGGAGTCACTCGCTGTTATTGGGCTTCAGCTTTTTAAAATCATTCTGCTTTATTCCTTCTCTCCGTTTTTCCAAAACTCCGAGCGGGGAGGTGGTGATAAAACTAAAAACTCTGAAAAGGTTTCACTCCCCAAATCTCTCATCTCCAATTCAGTACCCTCTTTCCCCTCTGCTGGTATAATTCTTTCTCTCGTGTTCCAAAGGAGGATTATAAGGTAGCAAATTATTTTATCTGCTCAACATAGAGACAATGGGTAAACTGGAGAATGGGAACTGGAGTGATGTTGATGGACAGGAAACAGAAGTTTAGGGTAAATGACTGTTTGAATTGGAGAAAGGTTGGAATTAGTGAAACCCCAAGTTCAGTGCTGGGTCCTTTTTTTTTATTAagggtgggttttttttatatgcaCCTAGACTTGGGCATGTGGAGCACAACCTTGGCATTTGCTGGCAATCTAAAAGCAAATTTAGCAAAGAGTAAGGAGGGAAAAAAGAACTTGAGAAAGAGGTGTAGATCATATGAGCTCTcaaacctgccccgccattcaatacaattatggtTAATCATAGGTCTTAACTGCACTTTTCCACCtactcatatcccttgattgctTGAGAAACCAAAAGTCTGACTAtcacagccttaaatgtattcaatgatggagcatccacaaccctctggggtggaaaattccaaagattcacaatactTTTGaatgaaagaatttctcctcatctcagtcttaaataatcAAATAGAAAAGACTTCAGGAGGATGCCAAGCAATTAGATGCATGAGTGAATGGGTTAGGTGCAATTTCAGTTGGAGAGTAGTTTTGATTGCCCTCTTATTGAAAATACATGGTGTCATGAAGAGCATACAGTGTAGATTTGCTATAGAAATAAAATATTAGTTACAAGGAAAAAGTTGAGATATTGGGAATGTTTCCCCTGGAGCAAAGAAGACCAAGAGATTCTTTgcggttttcaaaatcatgaagggttctgAAAGTGAATGGAGAAGAAGTTGAATCCAGCATAACTAGAAATCACAATTGTTTATCCTACCTACAGTCTGTGAGCCTGGCCTTGGCAAAGGATGGACAGACAGTATAAATAGCATAAAATCCTTTCAGGTCAGAAACCCATTGAACAGTAATGATTACCTAACTAGCAGTGGCTGAAGTTCAAGGTAGAAGGTGTAAGTACATGAACCGTTGAATTGGTTTTTCTAATGTCACCAGACAGAAAGTGTCTGAGGGCACCAcaatgtgataataaataacTGTATAATACAAACCAAGATATGAAACATACATATAAACATTTTCAAACCCCATTCATGCAGGTGACCAATGAAAAATGCTCCCATAATTTTCTGTATTCatccatttattgcccatctttactTTCCCTTGAGATGGCACTGTATTGCTGCCTGGAACCACTGCAGACTTTGTGGATTATAGTTTCTCAAAAGTTTTTTTTGGTGCAACTAAGTGGTTTGGTAGGACATTCGAGGGCAGTTGGAGTCAATCTCATTGTGAGTCTGGAGTCTCAGATATAGGCCACTAGAGTCACTGGTAAAAACAGTATGTTTCTTTCTctaacattagtgaaccagatggatttttatgataatccagtgatttcatggtcactattactgatacaagttttttttattccagatttatttgattaactgaatttaaatttctccagctgccttggtggaaCTATGAACCTACATCTTTGGATAACTAGTTCAGTGGTATAAccataataaaacaaaaacatgctggaaaaactcagcaggtctggcaacatctggggagagcgaaacagagtaaatgtttcgagtccatatgacaatTCTTCAGAGCTCCAGcattttttaatttcagattttgaatagctgcagtattttgctttcattccagAAAtataactactttagttctgcaTCTGTCACTATAATCCAATAAAGATATCTTCTGTGCACACACTGAGGGGATAATACATAACAGATAATGTTGTAAATTAAAGGATCTTTAGCAGAGGTCAAGTGAACTTTTGTAGCGTGGGGCAAGCACCAAGACTTGAGGCCAGAAACACAATGGACTGATAAAAGCCTAATAATGCAGATgcgggaaatctgaaacaaaaacagaaaatactggaaaaactcagcaattcaagcagcagctgtggagagagaaacaagagttaaagtttcaagtccgtatgatcctccttaagagctgaagagaagtggaaatgtgactaaaattatactgtttaaggggggtggggcaggtggaactggatagaaggccagtgataggtgaggacaaagggattaacaaagatgtcatgaactaaaggacaaagggagtgttgttggtggtggttagtgctaaaaaaggtgctaatagtggcataaaggtaagaaagcagaatgtgattatagaTGAACAAgagtagcattgtgtgaaagaacaacatggaaaaaGTAATAGATGGCCCTgtaagggatggggtgggggttaggggcagtgatggggaagaagaggatagaaaatgggatgaaaggggataaaaccatgactaaatgaacaaaaataagtggataaaaaataaaaatgaatgtagaaaaaaggtgtggatggaggagagagttcatggtctgaagttgttgaactcgatgttaagtccagaaggcttgtaaagtgcctagtcagaagatgaggtgctgttcctccagtttgcgttaagcttcactggaacaatgcagcaggccaaggatggacatatgggcatgagagcagggtggagtgttgaaatggcaagcgaccggaaggtctgggtcatgtttgcgaaCAGACCAGACGTGttcagcaaagcggtcacccggtctgcgtttggtctctccaatgtagaggagacaacaTTGGAAGCAGTAGAATCTTGCTGGAGTGTTTTTAGACCTTTCCCCTTCAGCTTGAAGCAGTTGTGTTTTAGCTTACTCTAACTGTGTGCTGATGTATTCAGAAGGTTGTTGGAAGAGGAAAAGTTTTGTCAGGGAGATTGGCCGAGGCAAACACACCAGACCTTCCTTTTAGGAACAACTTAATCAATGTTTGAAGTGGAGGAAGCTATAGATTTATGGCAATGGAATCCGCATTAGATGCACCGGCAAACAATGGTCCACTGGCCAGTTTATGAGCTGTAAATTCTGCTCAGCGGTGCACCCTGGCGAAAAGGAGGCAAACAGCCCATGATTTGGAACAACAGAGCTGCCAGGCAGGCCCGACTTCAAACCATCATCCACCAGCCGCAGAGGAAGAAACCGCCGACAAGACAACGGGaacaacagagataaaaacaaaaaattgcggatgctggaaatccaaaacaaaatgttctgttgaagggtcatgaggactcgaaacgtcaactcttttcttctccgccgatgctgccagacctgctgagtttttccaggtaattccgtttttgacCGGGAACAACATCCGGGC
This sequence is a window from Carcharodon carcharias isolate sCarCar2 chromosome 10, sCarCar2.pri, whole genome shotgun sequence. Protein-coding genes within it:
- the uevld gene encoding ubiquitin-conjugating enzyme E2 variant 3 isoform X2, which codes for MEFNENTLKKQLGKYKFRDLTIEELKNVHKKFPELKLSMDTYRSSYNIPIQIWILDSHPFGPPLCFLRPTSNMVIREGKHVDVQGRIYLPYLQHWSHPKTDVIGLLNEMITKFEEAPPLYTKPSTDEVSLTELNACVAGISSGLSDASLQPKTEAGDRHFGKVTVLGGGDLGMACAMSILAKDVIEKLVFIPTSENAMKGGILDMEIFSLPRVEISKDFSDSAGSRVVIVTANTWGGEESYLKALQSNVDLFRTIIPSTVRYSPNCILIIASQPVDVMTYVGWKLSGFPSDHVIGTGCNLDSQRFQSILGKSLKTSVGKEAWIIGEHGDNEVAVWQGSEMGSGRNNNPDIITDHVKHEQLALRVFKGLKEKGQRSWSVGLSVADLTETILRNLRRSHSVSTQVKGWYGISGEVFLSLPCMLTMTGVVSVTTPKLSEDEEAKLRSSAASLQNFLQQLKL
- the uevld gene encoding ubiquitin-conjugating enzyme E2 variant 3 isoform X1, translated to MEFNENTLKKQLGKYKFRDLTIEELKNVHKKFPELKLSMDTYTFSDGSQKDLLSLIGTIPIRYQGSSYNIPIQIWILDSHPFGPPLCFLRPTSNMVIREGKHVDVQGRIYLPYLQHWSHPKTDVIGLLNEMITKFEEAPPLYTKPSTDEVSLTELNACVAGISSGLSDASLQPKTEAGDRHFGKVTVLGGGDLGMACAMSILAKDVIEKLVFIPTSENAMKGGILDMEIFSLPRVEISKDFSDSAGSRVVIVTANTWGGEESYLKALQSNVDLFRTIIPSTVRYSPNCILIIASQPVDVMTYVGWKLSGFPSDHVIGTGCNLDSQRFQSILGKSLKTSVGKEAWIIGEHGDNEVAVWQGSEMGSGRNNNPDIITDHVKHEQLALRVFKGLKEKGQRSWSVGLSVADLTETILRNLRRSHSVSTQVKGWYGISGEVFLSLPCMLTMTGVVSVTTPKLSEDEEAKLRSSAASLQNFLQQLKL
- the uevld gene encoding ubiquitin-conjugating enzyme E2 variant 3 isoform X3; its protein translation is MVIREGKHVDVQGRIYLPYLQHWSHPKTDVIGLLNEMITKFEEAPPLYTKPSTDEVSLTELNACVAGISSGLSDASLQPKTEAGDRHFGKVTVLGGGDLGMACAMSILAKDVIEKLVFIPTSENAMKGGILDMEIFSLPRVEISKDFSDSAGSRVVIVTANTWGGEESYLKALQSNVDLFRTIIPSTVRYSPNCILIIASQPVDVMTYVGWKLSGFPSDHVIGTGCNLDSQRFQSILGKSLKTSVGKEAWIIGEHGDNEVAVWQGSEMGSGRNNNPDIITDHVKHEQLALRVFKGLKEKGQRSWSVGLSVADLTETILRNLRRSHSVSTQVKGWYGISGEVFLSLPCMLTMTGVVSVTTPKLSEDEEAKLRSSAASLQNFLQQLKL